One genomic window of Channa argus isolate prfri chromosome 5, Channa argus male v1.0, whole genome shotgun sequence includes the following:
- the prkar2ab gene encoding protein kinase, cAMP-dependent, regulatory, type II, alpha, B, which translates to MSNVEIPAGLKELLQGYTVEVLRHRPPNLVKFAVQHFTQILENQRNDQRAQKCSAKSAKKGVTFETNNSTKDDEEDEEDNDKSTTKKCNRRVSVCAEAYNPDDDEDDEAEPRVVHPKTDEQRRRLQDACRDILLFKNLEQEQFSEVLDAMFEVLVKPQEHIIDQGDDGDNFYIVEKGVYDIFVQKDNVSVCVGKYDNKGCFGELALMYNTPRAATIIAMQEGALWGLDRATFHRLIMKNNAKKRRMYEAFIECVPLLKSLELNERMKIVDVLGVRVFKDGERIIMQGEKADCFYIVESGEVKIMIKSKTKASQHNNTEVEVARCSRGQYFGELALVTNKPRAASVYSVGETKCLVIDIQAFERLLGPCMDIMKRNVSQYEDQLVALFGSSVDLKH; encoded by the exons ATGAGTAATGTTGAGATACCAGCTGGTCTGAAAGAGCTCTTACAGGGATACACTGTAGAGGTGCTTCGTCACAGGCCACCAAACTTGGTTAAGTTTGCAGTGCAGCATTTTACACAAATTCTGGAGAATCAAAGAAATGACCAACGAGCCCAGAAATGCAGTGCCAAATCAGCAAAAAAGGGAGTCACTTTTGAAACAAATAATTCCACAaaggatgatgaagaggacgaGGAAGACAATGATA AGTCCACCACCAAAAAATGCAATCGCAGAGTTTCAG TTTGTGCAGAGGCGTACAAccctgatgatgatgaggacgaTGAGGCAGAGCCTCGGGTTGTACATCCAAAAACAGACGAGCAGCGCCGCAGGCTTCAGGATGCATGCAGAGACATTTTATTGTTCAAAAACCTGGAGCAG GAGCAGTTCTCTGAGGTTCTGGATGCCATGTTTGAAGTGTTGGTCAAACCCCAGGAGCACATTATAGACCAAGGAGACGATGGTGACAATTTCTACATTGTAGAGAA GGGTGTGTATGATATTTTTGTGCAGAAGGAcaatgttagtgtgtgtgttggaaagtACGACAACAAGGGGTGTTTTGGTGAACTGGCCCTTATGTACAACACACCCCGAGCTGCCACAATCATTGCAATGCAGGAAGGTGCCCTGTGGGGCCTG GATCGAGCCACATTTCACAGACTGATTATGAAAAACAATGCGAAGAAAAGGAGGATGTATGAGGCTTTTATTGAGTGTGTTCCTCTCCTTAAGTCTCTTGAG CTCAATGAAAGAATGAAGATTGTTGATGTTTTGGGGGTACGAGTGTTCAAAGATGGAGAGCGCATAATAATGCAG gGGGAAAAGGCTGACTGTTTCTACATTGTGGAATCAGGAGAGGTGAAGATAATGATAAAAAGCAAA ACAAAGGCTAGTCAGCACAACAACACAGAAGTGGAGGTGGCTCGCTGTTCTAGAGGACAATACTTTGGGGAGCTGGCACTGGTCACCAATAAACCCAGAGCAGCATCCGTTTATTCAGTGGGAGAAACTAAATGTTTAG ttattGACATCCAGGCCTTTGAGCGTCTGCTGGGCCCCTGCATGGACATCATGAAGAGGAACGTCTCCCAGTATGAAGATCAGCTGGTAGCACTGTTTGGCTCCAGCGTAGACTTGAAACACTAG